In Chryseobacterium lactis, a single genomic region encodes these proteins:
- the map gene encoding type I methionyl aminopeptidase yields MIQLKTIDELRLMKESARLVSKTLGMLAKEIKPGITTLYLDKLAHDFIKDHGAEPAFLGYGGFPNSLCISPNDQVVHGFPNNDVVKEGDVLSVDCGVILNGFVGDHAYTFEIGEVKPEVKKLLQVTKESLYKGIEQCIRGKRIGDISHAIQAHCEKEGYGVVRELVGHGLGRKMHEDPQVPNYGRQGSGKIIKDGLAIAIEPMVNMGTEKVKFHNDGWTVTTLDNMPSAHFEHDVAVINGKPVLLSTFEYVYEALGIVSDEEKQFQLDF; encoded by the coding sequence ATGATTCAATTAAAAACGATAGACGAATTACGTCTGATGAAGGAGAGTGCCCGATTAGTATCTAAAACATTGGGAATGTTGGCGAAAGAAATTAAACCGGGGATTACAACTTTATATTTAGATAAACTGGCACATGATTTTATCAAAGATCATGGCGCTGAACCTGCATTTTTAGGATACGGAGGCTTCCCGAACTCTTTGTGTATTTCTCCAAACGATCAGGTTGTTCATGGTTTTCCTAATAACGATGTGGTAAAAGAAGGAGATGTTCTTTCTGTAGACTGTGGAGTTATTTTAAACGGATTTGTAGGAGACCATGCCTACACTTTTGAAATTGGTGAAGTAAAACCGGAGGTTAAAAAACTATTACAGGTTACTAAAGAATCCCTTTATAAAGGAATTGAGCAGTGTATCAGAGGAAAAAGAATCGGAGATATTTCTCACGCTATCCAGGCACATTGTGAAAAAGAAGGATACGGAGTGGTAAGAGAACTTGTAGGACACGGATTAGGAAGAAAGATGCACGAAGATCCTCAAGTACCCAACTATGGAAGACAAGGAAGTGGAAAAATCATCAAAGACGGTTTAGCAATTGCTATCGAACCGATGGTTAACATGGGTACTGAAAAAGTAAAATTCCATAATGACGGATGGACGGTGACTACGTTGGATAATATGCCTTCTGCTCACTTTGAACATGATGTAGCTGTTATCAATGGTAAACCGGTATTGCTTTCCACATTTGAATATGTATATGAAGCATTGGGAATTGTAAGTGATGAAGAAAAGCAGTTCCAACTGGATTTTTAA
- a CDS encoding BT0820 family HAD-type phosphatase: protein MLNNKKIAVDFDGTIVDDAYPAIGKAKIFAFETLRRLQTEGYRLILWTYRHGKTLDEAVEFCKQNGIEFYAVNSSFEGEVFDSENQSRKLDADWFIDDRNLGGFPGWGEIYNIIQERIEFRVEGKEVLAYSKLKKEKKKGLFW from the coding sequence ATGTTAAATAATAAAAAGATTGCTGTTGACTTTGACGGAACTATTGTTGATGATGCTTATCCGGCAATTGGGAAGGCTAAAATTTTCGCTTTCGAAACTTTAAGAAGACTGCAAACAGAAGGGTACAGACTCATTCTTTGGACATATAGACATGGAAAAACGTTAGATGAAGCTGTAGAATTCTGCAAGCAAAACGGAATAGAATTTTATGCCGTGAATTCAAGTTTTGAAGGAGAGGTTTTTGATTCCGAAAATCAATCCAGAAAATTAGATGCAGATTGGTTCATTGATGACAGAAACCTTGGAGGGTTTCCGGGATGGGGCGAAATCTATAATATTATTCAGGAAAGAATAGAATTCCGTGTGGAAGGAAAAGAAGTTCTTGCCTATTCAAAACTAAAAAAGGAAAAGAAAAAAGGTCTTTTCTGGTAG